From one Drosophila subpulchrella strain 33 F10 #4 breed RU33 chromosome 3L, RU_Dsub_v1.1 Primary Assembly, whole genome shotgun sequence genomic stretch:
- the LOC119552838 gene encoding dual specificity protein phosphatase Mpk3 yields MPETELESCNKEWLQSQLRSLDSKELILLDCRGSHEYSESHIRGAVNLCIPSIVLRRLALGKIDLASTIKSPELKERIQTGYKLCWFVLYNGEGVGGQNQEITGPGTFTVAMDSIITILHRRLKQDGCRVVTLGDGFSSFRQAFPEWCEDDNQAHNKEMESSRNVQTDQLMGLRSLRISTTHSDSACSSSAESSDCESTGHYHHHHHHHNYNEAPVEIIPGLLFLGNASHSCDSNALQKYNIKYVLNVTPDLPNEFEKSGIIKYLQIPITDHYSQDLAMHFPDAIQFIEEARSANSAVLVHCLAGVSRSVTVTLAYLMHTRGLSLNDAFMMVRDRKPDVSPNFHFMQQLQSFESQLRLSPGDEQAMDTNVGLVLAPASATSTSVSNALASNPSVVASRCGRGSKFSCNCIAPDCKCMQTGGFMAAHLAKATGVSPDSGIEFDRWTPSDTGLK; encoded by the exons ATGCCAGAAACGGAGCTGGAGAGTTGCAACAAGGAGTGGCTGCAGTCGCAGCTGAGGTCCCTGGACTCCAAGGAGCTGATTCTGCTGGACTGCCGGGGCTCCCACGAGTACAGTGAGTCGCACATCCGCGGGGCCGTCAACCTCTGCATCCCCAGCATCGTCCTGCGGCGCCTGGCCCTCGGGAAGATCGACCTGGCCTCCACGATCAAGTCGCCCGAGCTGAAGGAGCGCATCCAGACGGGCTACAAGCTCTGCTGGTTCGTCCTGTACAACGGCGAGGGCGTGGGCGGGCAGAACCAGGAGATCACTGGACCCGGAACCTTCACCGTCGCCATGGACTCCATCATCACCATCCTGCACCGCCGCCTCAAGCAGGACGGCTGCCGAGTGGTTACCCTAGGAG ATGGCTTCTCCAGTTTTCGCCAAGCATTTCCGGAATGGTGCGAGGATGACAACCAGGCGCACAACAAAGAAATGGAATCTAGTCGCAATGTACAGACCGATCAGCTAATGGGTCTTAG ATCCCTACGCATTTCCACAACGCATTCCGACTCAGCGTGCAGCAGTTCGGCAGAATCGTCGGATTGCGAGAGCACCGGGCACtatcaccaccaccaccatcatcATAATTACAACGAGGCGCCTGTGGAGATAATTCCGGGATTATTGTTCCTGGGAAATGCCTCCCACAGCTGCGACTCGAATGCATTGCAAAAGTACAATATTAAG tATGTGCTGAATGTGACACCAGATTTGCCAAATGAGTTTGAGAAGTCGGGCATCATCAAGTATCTGCAAATCCCGATCACCGATCATTATTCACAAGATTTGGCCATGCATTTTCCAGATGCCATACAGTTTATAG AGGAAGCGCGGTCCGCCAACTCGGCAGTGCTGGTCCACTGCCTGGCCGGGGTCTCGCGCTCGGTGACCGTGACGCTCGCCTACTTGATGCACACCCGTGGCCTGAGTCTCAACGACGCCTTCATGATGGTGCGCGACCGGAAGCCGGATGTGTCGCCCAACTTCCACTTCATGCAGCAGCTGCAGTCCTTCGAGAGCCAACTGCGCCTGAGTCCCGGGGACGAGCAGGCGATGGACACCAATGTGGGTCTGGTCCTGGCCCCTGCGTCAGCGACCTCCACCTCTGTGTCCAATGCCCTGGCGTCGAATCCCAGTGTGGTGGCCTCGCGCTGCGGACGCGGCTCCAAGTTCTCGTGCAACTGCATTGCGCCGGACTGCAAGTGCATGCAAACCGGTGGCTTTATGGCCGCCCACCTGGCCAAGGCCACCGGCGTCTCGCCAGACTCCGGCATCGAGTTCGACCGCTGGACCCCGTCTGACACGGGACTCAAATGA
- the LOC119552839 gene encoding sideroflexin-2, which produces MSQVSTLIDVDKPLFDLSTFAGRFQYFAWMTDPRTVILSSDRLLEAKTMVERYRKGDQSPQVKPEEVHYNMKLYSSAFHPDSGELQNFCGRMSFQVPGGMLITGGMLAFYRTVPAVVLWQFINQSFNAVVNYTNRNANSPTSVTQLGVAYVSATTSALIAAIGCKNYWSRKASPLFQRFVPFAAVAAANFVNIPLMRQNEILSGIEVKNEEGEIVGQSRLAAIKGIGEVVVSRIAMAAPGMLVLPLIMERLEKLPAYRRIKWINAPFQTLMVGCFLCFMVPTACALFPQQCSLDTSTMRTFEPELFEEIEKKTRGNVPERVYFNKGL; this is translated from the exons ATGTCGCAGGTCTCAA CCCTCATCGATGTGGACAAGCCCCTCTTCGACCTCAGCACCTTTGCTGGGCGCTTCCAGTACTTCGCCTGGATGACGGATCCCCGCACCGTGATCCTCTCCAGCGATCGTCTGCTCGAGGCCAAAACCATGGTTGAGCGCTACCGGAAAGGGGATCAATCGCCGCAGGTGAAGCCGGAGGAAGTGCACTACAACATGAAGCTGTACAGCTCCGCCTTTCATCCCGACTCTGGGGAACTGCAGAACTTTTGCGGCCGCATGAGTTTTCAG GTGCCCGGTGGCATGTTGATCACCGGTGGCATGTTGGCCTTCTACCGCACCGTGCCCGCCGTGGTTCTTTGGCAGTTCATCAACCAGTCCTTCAATGCGGTGGTCAACTACACGAACCGCAATGCCAATTCGCCCACCAGCGTTACGCAGCTGGGCGTGGCATATGTTTCGGCCACGACATCGGCCCTAATAGCCGCCATTGGATGCAAGAACTATTGGTCGAGGAAGGCGAGTCCGCTGTTCCAGAGATTCGTGCCCTTTGCTGCTGTGGCGGCCGCCAATTTTGTCAACATTCCGCTGATGCGACAGAACGAGATACTGAGTGGCATCGAGGTGAAGAACGAGGAGGGGGAGATTGTGGGCCAGAGTAGACTGGCAGCCATCAAGGGCATAGGCGAGGTGGTGGTCTCCAGGATTGCGATGGCGGCGCCTGGAATGCTGGTGTTGCCTCTGATCATGGAGAGGCTGGAGAAGCTGCCTGCCTACCGGCGCATCAAGTGGATAAACGCGCCATTCCAGACCCTGATGGTTGGCTGTTT CCTCTGCTTCATGGTTCCCACTGCCTGTGCTTTGTTCCCGCAACAATGTTCCCTGGACACTTCGACTATGCGGACCTTTGAGCCGGAGCTGTTCGAGGAAATCGAGAAGAAAACCCGAGGCAATGTGCCCGAACGTGTCTACTTCAACAAGGGTCTGTAG
- the LOC119554375 gene encoding UDP-glucosyltransferase 2 codes for MQILQVFLGTLLCGFVLGANILAVFPSVWKSHYLFGRRLLQELVESPGNHSVTLITPHAAQENVDLEIPRIRELRIEGLRENWLDMGMSFEAEEMRSQSVMERFTRLIYAGTTNVDILLSDPQVRKLLTSGEKFDLLIVDLFLSDALLGLAFYYGIPTVAISPTGANSWLNNMFGNPQSSSLDPSNFLPFTERMNIKQRILNSLMSTFERLTYNFFQLISQQSVYTNHFELLVKELPLYRDLTKNLSLALINSHPGLHYPRAYLPNMVEVGGLHLNHSNELQLPKHLLSFMESAPSGVIYFSLGADVQTAQLPQEKLAVILDVFDHLKEFHFLLKWEKEEFAVDQALPENVMIADWWPQQAILHHPQVKMFVSSCGQLSVWESINGQKPILAIPILAEQEVMAKRLQHHGVSLTVGYDSVAYDSLLHGIRQLTLNTSYVEKLAQLKERLISRDSSPAKKAVRKIQLILDSGGADFLKSHAHTLNFWRAEGVDVLLIIAVGFCGILTIPFLAICIILRKSYHSQAAEDQTPYRTNLKVVGRVHSYGEQGSCRSAKGTESLRRTRSAQSLSARSSSSSMSSTTPTSPSTASTTPLDLTPPPIQLLGQVPPLQLYVTQQRIYSGDRNTSQEGNTEQRFP; via the exons ATGCAAATCCTGCAAGTGTTTTTGGGCACGCTCCTGTGCGGCTTCGTCCTGGGCGCCAATATCCTGGCGGTTTTTCCCAGTGTCTGGAAGTCGCACTATCTCTTCGGCCGGAGATTGCTGCAGGAGCTGGTGGAAAGTCCGGGAAATCACTCCGTGACTTTGATCACTCCGCATGCCGCCCAGGAAAATGTGGATCTGGAAATCCCCAGGATCAGGGAGCTGCGGATCGAGGGCCTGCGGGAGAACTGGCTCGACATGGGCATGAGCTTCGAGGCCGAGGAAATGCGGTCGCAGAGTGTGATGGAGAGGTTCACCCGACTGATCTACGCCGGCACCACCAATGTGGACATCCTGCTCTCAGATCCCCAGGTCCGGAAGCTCCTAACAAGTGGGGAAAAGTTTGACCTACTCATAGTGGATTTGTTTCTGAGCGATGCTCTACTAGG CTTGGCCTTCTACTATGGCATACCCACCGTTGCAATCAGTCCCACCGGCGCCAATTCCTGGCTGAATAATATGTTTGGTAATCCCCAATCGTCGTCCTTGGATCCCAGCAATTTCCTGCCCTTCACTGAGAGGATGAACATAAAACAGAGGATTCTGAACTCGCTGATGAGCACCTTCGAGCGGTTGACCTACAA CTTTTTCCAACTGATCTCCCAGCAGTCGGTGTACACCAATCACTTCGAGCTGCTCGTCAAGGAACTGCCGCTCTACAGAGATCTCACAAAGAATCTGAGCCTGGCCTTGATCAACTCCCATCCTGGTTTGCATTATCCACGTGCCTATTTGCCCAATATGGTGGAGGTGGGCGGTCTGCACTTGAACCACTCAAATGAACTCCAACTGCCAAAG CATCTTCTGTCGTTTATGGAATCTGCGCCGAGTGGGGTTATCTATTTCAGTCTGGGAGCCGATGTGCAAACTGCTCAGTTGCCTCAGGAAAAGTTAGCCGTCATTCTCGATGTCTTTGACCACCTCAAGGAGTTCCACTTCCTATTGAAATGGGAAAAGGAGGAGTTCGCAGTGGACCAAGCTCTGCCCGAAAACGTGATGATTGCTGATTGGTGGCCACAGCAGGCGATCCTGCACCATCCGCAGGTGAAGATGTTCGTTAGTAGCTGCGGACAGCTGAGCGTCTGGGAATCGATAAATGGACAAAAGCCCATTCTTGCCATTCCTATATTGGCCGAACAGGAGGTGATGGCCAAGCGCTTGCAGCATCACGGAGTCTCCCTGACTGTTGGCTACGACTCCGTAGCATATGATTCCCTGCTGCACGGGATAAGACAACTCACGCTAAATACCAGCTATGTGGAGAAATTGGCTCAACTCAAAGAGCGACTGATTAGCAGGGATTCCTCGCCAGCCAAAAAAGCAGTACGAAAGATTCAGCTCATATTGGACTCTGGAGGAGCTGATTTCCTAAAATCCCACGCCCATACTTTGAATTTTTGGCGCGCAGAGGGTGTGGATGTACTGCTCATAATAGCCGTTGGCTTTTGCGGAATTTTAACCATTCCCTTTTTGGCCATTTGCATTATACTTAGGAAGTCCTACCACAGCCAAGCGGCGGAGGATCAAACGCCCTACAGAACCAACCTGAAAGTGGTTGGAAGAGTTCACAGCTACGGTGAGCAGGGCAGTTGTAGATCTGCCAAGGGAACGGAGTCTCTCAGGAGAACGCGATCAGCCCAATCTTTATCGGCTCGTTCGAGCTCATCGAGCATGAGTTCCACCACGCCAACTAGTCCTTCGACAGCGTCTACGACGCCGCTGGACCTGACACCACCTCCAATTCAACTACTCGGACAGGTACCGCCATTGCAGCTGTACGTGACTCAGCAGCGCATATACTCAGGCGATCGAAATACATCACAGGAGGGCAACACGGAACAGAGGTTCCCCTAA